A single genomic interval of Blastopirellula marina harbors:
- a CDS encoding PLP-dependent cysteine synthase family protein has translation MIESLALLASSRVTTPLVPIQLPEFGVPIWCKLEYLNPSGSTKDRIARYILSKAVRSGVLAPGDAVVEASSGSTSIAFALASAQLGLKFTAIMPEGVSRERVTIIKAYGAKVELTPADDGIQGSIDRAKQLAAEQNAFWPSQFTNQDNAKAHRDETAGEVLCQIPTGKVDLFVSGVGTGGTLVGVTQGLAIAGCQVTPVLARPVSDKLLSDIECCSFSKRIPGVADGLSDIFRNAGFANLKEFEISDDEAIDVTRRLIQAGFPIGPSSGLNYLAAVRAYEEHGGQPVCLTVFPDRMERYFSTELFSGI, from the coding sequence ATGATCGAGTCTCTCGCGCTTCTCGCTTCCAGTCGAGTTACCACGCCCCTTGTCCCGATTCAGCTTCCAGAATTTGGTGTGCCGATTTGGTGCAAGCTGGAATACTTGAATCCCTCCGGTTCGACCAAGGATCGCATTGCCCGGTACATTTTGTCGAAGGCGGTTCGCAGCGGTGTGCTTGCGCCAGGGGATGCGGTCGTCGAGGCATCGAGCGGTTCGACGAGCATTGCCTTCGCGTTGGCCTCGGCTCAGTTGGGGCTGAAGTTTACGGCGATCATGCCGGAAGGCGTGAGTCGCGAGCGGGTCACCATCATCAAAGCCTATGGGGCAAAGGTCGAACTGACGCCAGCCGACGATGGCATTCAAGGCTCGATCGATCGCGCGAAGCAACTGGCCGCCGAGCAAAATGCCTTCTGGCCAAGTCAGTTCACCAACCAGGACAACGCCAAGGCTCACCGCGACGAAACGGCCGGCGAAGTGCTCTGCCAGATTCCAACCGGTAAGGTCGATTTGTTTGTTAGTGGCGTCGGCACCGGCGGAACGCTGGTGGGCGTCACCCAGGGCCTGGCGATCGCTGGCTGTCAGGTCACGCCCGTTTTGGCCCGACCGGTGAGTGATAAGCTGTTGTCCGATATCGAATGTTGCAGCTTCAGCAAACGCATCCCTGGCGTGGCGGACGGCCTGTCTGATATTTTCCGCAATGCGGGCTTTGCGAATTTGAAAGAGTTCGAGATCTCGGACGACGAAGCGATCGACGTCACGCGAAGACTCATTCAAGCAGGCTTCCCCATCGGTCCAAGCTCTGGCCTCAACTACTTGGCTGCGGTCCGGGCTTACGAGGAACATGGCGGCCAGCCGGTTTGTTTGACGGTGTTTCCAGATCGCATGGAACGTTATTTTTCCACCGAGTTGTTCAGCGGGATTTAA